A genome region from Thalassococcus arenae includes the following:
- a CDS encoding YtoQ family protein: MTLKVYLSGEIHTDWREQIVAGAKGLDVAFDGPVTDHAASDDCGVAILGNEPDKYWHDHKGAMVNAIRTRKGIADADVVVVRFGDKYKQWNAAFDAGMAAAMGKSLIVLQPPEHDHALKEVDAAALAVARTPDQVVQILRYVLTGALPS; this comes from the coding sequence ATGACACTTAAGGTCTACCTATCTGGCGAGATCCACACCGACTGGCGCGAACAGATCGTTGCGGGGGCCAAGGGGCTGGATGTGGCCTTTGACGGTCCGGTCACCGATCACGCGGCTTCGGACGATTGCGGCGTGGCGATCCTGGGCAACGAACCCGACAAGTACTGGCACGACCACAAGGGCGCGATGGTCAACGCGATCCGCACCCGCAAGGGCATCGCCGATGCCGATGTCGTGGTCGTGCGCTTCGGCGACAAGTACAAGCAGTGGAACGCGGCTTTCGATGCCGGAATGGCCGCGGCGATGGGCAAGTCGCTGATCGTCCTGCAGCCGCCCGAACACGACCACGCGCTCAAGGAGGTCGACGCCGCGGCGCTCGCGGTGGCGCGCACGCCGGACCAGGTGGTGCAGATCCTGCGCTATGTCCTCACCGGTGCGCTGCCGTCCTGA
- a CDS encoding glutathione S-transferase family protein, whose translation MFDIATHPISRRWPARHPDRIQLYSFPTPNGVKASIALEELGLPYEAHRVTLSDADVKSPEFLSLNPNNKIPAIIDPDGPDGAPLALFESGAILIYLAEKTGKLIGSTAADKAQVIQWLMFQMGGVGPMFGQLGFFWKFAGKEIEDPRPRDRYVAEAKRLLNVVETALDGRDWIAGDYSIADIALAPWLRSLDFYGAREVTGWADHPNAVAYLERFLNRPAVQKGLVTPPREG comes from the coding sequence ATGTTCGATATCGCGACGCACCCGATCTCCCGGCGCTGGCCCGCCCGGCATCCCGACCGCATTCAGCTCTATTCCTTCCCCACCCCGAACGGCGTCAAGGCGTCGATCGCACTCGAGGAACTGGGCCTGCCCTACGAGGCCCACCGCGTCACGCTGTCTGATGCCGACGTCAAGAGCCCCGAATTCCTCAGCCTCAACCCCAACAACAAGATCCCCGCCATCATCGACCCTGACGGGCCGGACGGCGCGCCGCTTGCGCTTTTCGAATCCGGCGCGATCCTGATCTACCTGGCCGAGAAGACCGGCAAGCTGATCGGAAGCACAGCGGCCGACAAGGCGCAGGTCATCCAGTGGCTGATGTTCCAGATGGGCGGGGTCGGGCCGATGTTCGGGCAACTGGGCTTTTTCTGGAAATTCGCCGGAAAGGAGATCGAGGACCCCCGCCCGCGCGACCGATACGTCGCCGAGGCGAAGCGTCTGCTCAATGTCGTGGAAACCGCGCTGGACGGGCGTGACTGGATCGCCGGCGACTATTCGATCGCCGATATCGCGCTGGCACCCTGGCTGCGGTCGCTGGATTTCTACGGTGCGCGCGAGGTCACCGGTTGGGCCGACCATCCCAACGCGGTGGCCTACCTGGAGCGGTTCCTCAACCGCCCGGCGGTGCAGAAGGGTCTGGTGACCCCGCCGCGCGAGGGCTGA
- the mscL gene encoding large conductance mechanosensitive channel protein MscL has product MIQEFKDFIAKGNVMDMAVGIIIGAAFTAIVTSLVGDLINPIIGLFTGGVDFTNNYAVLSGEVAAGASLEAAREAGAAVFAYGAFLMAVINFLIIAFVVFLLVKMVNRVKAAAEKPQEVAPEGETGPSELDILMEIRDALKR; this is encoded by the coding sequence ATGATTCAGGAATTCAAGGACTTCATCGCCAAGGGCAATGTCATGGACATGGCCGTCGGCATCATCATCGGCGCCGCGTTCACCGCGATCGTGACGTCTTTGGTCGGCGATCTGATCAACCCGATCATCGGTTTGTTCACGGGCGGGGTCGATTTCACCAACAACTACGCCGTTCTGTCGGGCGAGGTGGCGGCGGGCGCAAGCCTCGAGGCGGCGCGCGAAGCGGGCGCTGCGGTCTTCGCCTACGGTGCCTTCCTGATGGCCGTGATCAATTTCCTGATCATCGCCTTCGTCGTCTTCCTGCTGGTCAAGATGGTCAACCGGGTCAAGGCCGCGGCAGAGAAGCCCCAAGAGGTCGCGCCCGAAGGCGAGACCGGCCCGTCGGAACTGGACATCCTGATGGAGATCCGCGACGCGCTGAAGCGCTGA
- the ald gene encoding alanine dehydrogenase, with the protein MLIGCPTEIKPQEFRVGLTPNAAQEAVAHGHDVIVQKGAGAGAGFTDADYVDAGARLADTAQEIFASADMIVKVKEPQAVERKMLREGQVLFTYLHLAPDPDQTRDLLASGATCIAYETVTDDRGGLPLLAPMSEVAGRLAPQVGSWTLQKANGGRGVLMGGVPGVGPANVVVIGGGVVGTHAAKIAAGMGADVTILDRSLPRLRYLDDVFGRQFKNRYSTAGATAELIREADMVIGAVLIPGAAAPKLISRAQLATMKPGAVLVDVAIDQGGCFETSKATTHADPVYEVDGIMHYCVANMPGAVARTSTIALGNATMPFMLALADKGWRQACLDDPHLMNGLNVHAGKLTYYAVGKALGIDVVSPQVALKG; encoded by the coding sequence ATGCTGATCGGCTGCCCGACAGAAATCAAACCCCAGGAGTTTCGCGTCGGCCTGACGCCCAACGCCGCACAGGAAGCAGTGGCCCACGGTCACGACGTGATCGTGCAGAAAGGCGCCGGAGCCGGGGCCGGGTTCACCGATGCCGATTATGTCGACGCCGGCGCGCGCCTTGCCGACACCGCCCAGGAAATCTTTGCCAGTGCCGACATGATCGTGAAGGTCAAGGAACCCCAAGCGGTCGAACGCAAGATGCTGCGCGAAGGCCAGGTGTTGTTCACCTACCTGCACCTGGCCCCCGATCCGGACCAAACCCGTGACCTGCTGGCTTCGGGCGCCACCTGCATCGCCTATGAAACCGTGACCGACGACCGCGGCGGCCTGCCTCTGCTGGCACCGATGTCCGAAGTCGCCGGGCGCCTGGCACCTCAGGTGGGCAGCTGGACGCTGCAAAAGGCCAATGGCGGGCGCGGCGTTCTGATGGGCGGCGTGCCGGGCGTGGGCCCTGCCAATGTCGTGGTGATCGGCGGCGGCGTCGTCGGCACGCATGCCGCCAAGATCGCCGCCGGGATGGGCGCCGATGTCACCATCCTGGACCGCTCGCTGCCGCGACTGCGCTATCTGGACGACGTGTTCGGGCGCCAGTTCAAGAACCGCTACTCCACCGCCGGTGCCACCGCCGAACTGATCCGCGAGGCCGACATGGTGATCGGTGCGGTGCTGATCCCCGGCGCCGCGGCGCCCAAGCTGATCTCGCGCGCGCAACTGGCCACGATGAAGCCCGGCGCGGTGCTGGTCGACGTCGCGATCGACCAGGGCGGCTGTTTCGAAACGTCCAAGGCGACCACCCATGCCGATCCGGTCTACGAAGTCGACGGGATCATGCACTACTGTGTCGCCAACATGCCCGGCGCAGTGGCGCGCACCTCGACCATCGCGCTTGGCAACGCCACGATGCCCTTCATGCTGGCCCTGGCCGACAAGGGTTGGCGCCAAGCCTGCCTTGACGATCCGCACCTGATGAACGGTCTGAACGTCCATGCCGGCAAGCTGACCTATTATGCCGTCGGCAAGGCCCTGGGGATCGACGTGGTGTCGCCGCAAGTCGCGCTGAAAGGCTGA
- a CDS encoding Lrp/AsnC family transcriptional regulator — MALDEIDRRILRALQKHGRMSNADLSEQVNLSPSACHRRVQRLEDDGLIRDYVALVDARKLGLPATVFVEIKLSAQADEVLDAFEKAVARVPAVLECHLMAGTADYILKVVAEDTEDFARIHRQYLTRLPGVAQMQSSFALRTVFKTTALPV, encoded by the coding sequence GTGGCTTTGGATGAAATCGACCGGCGCATCCTGCGCGCCCTGCAAAAACACGGGCGGATGTCGAATGCCGACCTGTCCGAGCAGGTCAACCTGTCGCCCTCGGCTTGTCATCGGCGGGTTCAGCGCCTTGAGGATGACGGGCTGATCCGCGACTACGTGGCGCTTGTCGATGCGCGCAAGCTGGGTCTGCCCGCAACCGTGTTCGTCGAGATCAAGCTGAGTGCCCAGGCCGACGAGGTGCTGGACGCCTTCGAAAAGGCGGTGGCCCGGGTGCCCGCCGTGCTGGAATGCCACCTGATGGCGGGAACGGCGGATTACATCCTCAAGGTCGTCGCCGAGGATACCGAGGATTTCGCCCGCATTCACCGGCAATACCTGACCCGCCTGCCGGGTGTGGCCCAGATGCAGTCCAGTTTCGCCCTGCGGACGGTCTTCAAGACCACCGCGCTGCCAGTCTGA
- a CDS encoding Hint domain-containing protein: protein MAVLGVMVASFTIEARDNEFAVATGSNVNSSPGRSRFDYPPNSTRDLVITTKDGDPDPRLFEVGDVYEVTWAGSGGGGTIVNAVVIRSDMAPGGGGGAIVFEGTDENGDLAHVVWSPDFDLENWYWTNFNPSAEPEFYTTDQNASYEHSYVCFERTVPLHTPTGLTAAGRLKVGDRVCTWGGSARAVRWIGRKKVSREGGVAVIRFDRGAIGNFAPIKLSPQHRVLIATDSTAESHGSRDVLVPAISLVDGQKVRAVTRKQVVFVHILLDRHDILIAAGAPCESLLLGAQTELVLGAAQTRELAQLTGPEGMVPCYPILRRREAQSLAAARAVPERDAALM from the coding sequence GTGGCAGTGCTTGGCGTCATGGTTGCGTCATTCACCATAGAAGCGCGGGACAACGAATTCGCGGTCGCGACGGGCAGCAATGTCAATTCGTCGCCGGGACGGTCGCGTTTCGACTATCCGCCGAACAGCACCAGGGATCTGGTCATCACGACCAAGGATGGCGATCCGGATCCGCGCCTGTTCGAGGTGGGCGATGTCTACGAAGTGACGTGGGCGGGCAGTGGCGGCGGGGGGACGATCGTGAACGCGGTCGTCATCCGCAGCGACATGGCACCGGGCGGGGGCGGCGGCGCGATCGTCTTCGAAGGCACCGATGAAAACGGCGATCTGGCGCACGTGGTCTGGTCGCCGGACTTTGATCTCGAGAACTGGTACTGGACCAATTTCAACCCCTCGGCCGAACCCGAATTCTACACCACCGACCAGAACGCCAGCTACGAGCACAGCTATGTCTGCTTCGAAAGAACCGTTCCATTGCACACGCCGACCGGCCTGACCGCGGCCGGACGGTTGAAAGTCGGCGACCGGGTGTGCACTTGGGGCGGTTCGGCCCGCGCGGTGCGCTGGATCGGCCGGAAAAAGGTATCGCGTGAAGGCGGCGTTGCGGTGATCCGTTTCGACCGCGGTGCGATCGGCAATTTCGCCCCGATCAAGCTGTCGCCGCAACACCGTGTTCTCATCGCCACCGACAGCACCGCCGAATCCCACGGCAGTCGCGACGTCCTGGTGCCCGCGATCAGCCTGGTCGATGGCCAAAAGGTGCGTGCGGTGACACGCAAGCAGGTGGTGTTCGTGCACATCCTTCTGGACAGGCATGACATTCTCATTGCCGCCGGTGCCCCCTGCGAAAGCCTGTTGCTCGGGGCGCAGACCGAACTGGTGCTGGGTGCGGCGCAGACGCGGGAACTGGCGCAACTGACCGGTCCCGAGGGCATGGTGCCCTGCTATCCGATCTTGCGCCGTCGCGAGGCGCAGTCCCTGGCCGCCGCACGGGCCGTCCCCGAACGCGACGCAGCCTTGATGTAG
- a CDS encoding GMC family oxidoreductase, with amino-acid sequence MADWDHIIVGAGSAGCVLAKRLSEAGRRVLLLEAGGRDNYHWVHIPMGYLYCIGNPRTDWMFRTAEEPGLNGRSLLYPRGKVLGGCSSINGMLYLRGQAADYDGWRQMGLTGWGWDDVLPFFKRSEDYVDGPSDMHGAGGEWRVENQRLHWDVLDHWMEAAMAAGLPRSDDFNTGDNEGVGYFKVNQRDGWRTNTAGAFLRSTTGDCLRVETKAQVRHLEFDGRRVSGVAYDCEGETRFAHSAGEVILSAGAIGSPHILQLSGVGPGKMLQDLGMDVRLDAPGVGANLQDHLQLRCAWRLTGAKTLNTLAGSWLGKARIGLEYALFRSGPMSMAPSQLGAFARSRDGLATPDLEYHVQPLSLDAFGEPLHDFPAITASVCNLRPESRGSVTLVSPDCHIAPRIAPNYLSTEGDRRVAVDAIRLTRRIMAQAPMARYAPQELRPGDALQTDEELAHAAGDIGTTIFHPVSTVRMGVDPDAPLDAQLRFKGLDNLRVVDASVMPTITSGNTNAPTIMIAEKAAEMILKG; translated from the coding sequence ATGGCCGATTGGGACCACATCATCGTCGGGGCCGGCAGCGCGGGTTGCGTGCTGGCCAAACGGCTGAGCGAGGCGGGCCGCCGGGTGCTGCTGCTCGAAGCGGGCGGGCGCGACAATTACCATTGGGTGCATATCCCGATGGGTTACCTGTATTGCATCGGCAATCCCCGCACCGACTGGATGTTCCGCACCGCCGAGGAACCGGGGCTGAACGGCCGGTCGCTGCTGTATCCGCGCGGCAAGGTCCTGGGGGGCTGTTCGTCGATCAACGGCATGCTCTACCTGCGCGGGCAGGCGGCGGATTACGATGGCTGGCGGCAGATGGGGCTGACCGGCTGGGGCTGGGACGACGTGCTGCCGTTCTTCAAGCGGTCCGAGGATTACGTTGACGGTCCGTCCGACATGCATGGCGCGGGCGGCGAATGGCGGGTCGAGAACCAGCGCCTGCATTGGGACGTGCTGGACCACTGGATGGAAGCGGCGATGGCCGCGGGCCTGCCGCGGTCGGACGATTTCAACACCGGCGACAACGAAGGTGTGGGCTATTTCAAGGTCAACCAGCGCGATGGCTGGCGCACCAATACCGCCGGCGCCTTCCTGCGCAGCACCACGGGCGACTGCCTGCGGGTCGAGACAAAGGCGCAGGTGCGGCATCTGGAATTCGACGGCCGCCGTGTCAGCGGCGTCGCATACGATTGCGAGGGCGAAACCCGCTTTGCCCACAGCGCCGGCGAGGTGATCCTGTCGGCCGGCGCGATCGGCTCGCCGCATATCCTGCAACTGTCGGGGGTCGGTCCGGGCAAGATGCTGCAGGATCTCGGGATGGATGTGCGGCTGGACGCGCCCGGTGTCGGGGCCAACCTGCAGGACCATCTGCAACTGCGCTGTGCCTGGCGGCTCACCGGCGCCAAGACACTGAACACCTTGGCCGGTTCATGGCTCGGCAAGGCGCGCATCGGGCTGGAATACGCCTTGTTCCGCAGCGGCCCGATGTCGATGGCGCCGTCGCAACTGGGTGCTTTCGCCCGCTCGCGCGATGGGCTGGCGACGCCGGATCTCGAGTATCACGTGCAGCCGCTGTCGCTGGACGCTTTCGGAGAGCCCTTGCACGATTTCCCCGCGATCACCGCCAGCGTCTGCAACCTGCGCCCCGAAAGCCGTGGCAGCGTGACGCTGGTATCGCCGGATTGCCACATCGCGCCGCGCATCGCGCCGAACTACCTGTCGACCGAAGGCGACCGTCGCGTCGCGGTCGACGCGATCCGCCTGACCCGTCGCATCATGGCGCAGGCACCGATGGCCCGCTACGCCCCGCAGGAACTGCGCCCCGGTGACGCGCTGCAGACCGACGAGGAACTGGCCCATGCGGCGGGCGATATCGGCACGACGATCTTCCACCCGGTCAGCACGGTCCGGATGGGCGTGGACCCGGACGCCCCGCTGGATGCGCAATTGCGCTTCAAGGGGTTGGACAACCTGCGCGTCGTGGATGCCAGCGTGATGCCGACGATCACCAGCGGCAACACCAACGCGCCGACGATCATGATCGCGGAAAAGGCGGCCGAGATGATCCTGAAGGGTTAG
- the ccoS gene encoding cbb3-type cytochrome oxidase assembly protein CcoS — MNILTYLIPISLVLGGLGLAFFVFTVRSNQYDDPEGDARRILSGEYDDKPKR; from the coding sequence GTGAACATCCTGACCTACCTGATCCCGATTTCCCTGGTCCTTGGCGGTCTGGGCCTGGCGTTCTTCGTCTTCACCGTGCGGTCGAACCAGTACGACGACCCCGAAGGCGACGCCCGCCGCATCCTGTCGGGCGAATACGACGACAAGCCGAAGCGGTAA
- a CDS encoding heavy metal translocating P-type ATPase, with the protein MTATLRPTPSACPACVAAPAAEALAEAALPTEAQITLSLPTIHCAACIADVERALNADPAVQSARVNLTRKRVAITAHPDFSVDHAIALVTRAGFEAHELDATALSATTNDRAGRELLMRLAVAGFASMNVMLLSIAVWSGAEGPTRDLFHWVSAAIVLPAVAFSAQPFFRNAWSALRAARLNMDVPISLAIALALVTSLWETALSGEHAYFDAAIALTFFLLAGRYLDHRTRAVARSAAEELAALEVPRAWRLTETGEEQVPVSELTVGALFRVRPGGRVPVDGEIVEGASELDRSLLTGETLPVQAEPGRAVSAGEVNLTGPLVIRATAVGRDTSLARMADLVAIAESGRSRYTSLADRAAKLYAPGVHILSALSFVGWFLWSGDLRISLNIAAAVLIITCPCALGLAVPAVTTAASGRLFRRGLLIKNATALERLAQVDTVVFDKTGTLTTGTPELTNLGDFTRKDLEIALALAEGSSHPLSQALTAAARAAGITPAKLAELTEIPGHGTQGTWRGRRVRLGRASWVGALPGAQTAAWLQIGDADAQPFRFTDRLREGAAETVCALQQAGHRVILMSGDTTPAVETFAARIGIAEWLAEARPEDKAARIKALSESGAHVLMVGDGLNDTAALAGAHVSISPASALDAARVASDIVLLGQSLAPLPEAVTTARKATKRIRENFTIATWYNVIAVPLAVAGLCSPLIAALAMSVSSITVSLNALRLR; encoded by the coding sequence ATGACCGCCACCCTGCGCCCCACCCCTTCGGCCTGCCCCGCCTGCGTCGCCGCCCCCGCGGCCGAAGCGTTGGCCGAGGCCGCCCTGCCGACCGAGGCGCAGATCACCCTGTCGCTGCCGACGATCCATTGCGCGGCCTGCATCGCCGATGTCGAACGCGCACTGAACGCCGATCCCGCGGTGCAATCCGCGCGGGTGAACCTGACCCGCAAGCGCGTGGCGATCACCGCCCATCCGGATTTCAGCGTCGACCACGCCATCGCGCTGGTCACCCGCGCGGGGTTCGAGGCGCACGAACTGGACGCCACCGCCCTGTCGGCCACCACCAACGACCGCGCCGGGCGCGAGTTGCTGATGCGCCTGGCGGTCGCCGGGTTCGCGTCGATGAACGTCATGCTGCTGTCGATCGCCGTCTGGTCCGGCGCCGAAGGCCCGACCCGCGACCTGTTCCACTGGGTGTCCGCCGCCATCGTGCTGCCCGCCGTGGCCTTTTCCGCCCAGCCGTTTTTCCGCAATGCCTGGAGCGCGTTGCGCGCGGCCCGACTGAACATGGACGTGCCGATCTCGCTGGCGATCGCGCTGGCGCTGGTCACCTCGCTTTGGGAAACCGCGCTGTCGGGCGAACACGCCTATTTCGACGCCGCCATCGCGCTGACCTTCTTCCTGCTGGCGGGGCGGTACCTGGATCACCGCACCCGTGCGGTGGCCCGGTCCGCGGCCGAGGAACTGGCCGCGCTGGAAGTGCCCCGTGCCTGGCGCCTGACCGAAACGGGCGAAGAACAGGTGCCGGTATCGGAGCTGACGGTCGGCGCATTGTTCCGGGTGCGCCCCGGCGGCCGCGTACCGGTCGATGGCGAGATCGTCGAGGGCGCATCGGAACTGGACCGGTCCTTGCTGACCGGGGAAACCCTGCCGGTGCAGGCCGAACCGGGCCGCGCCGTCAGCGCGGGCGAGGTCAACCTGACCGGCCCGCTGGTGATCCGTGCAACGGCCGTGGGGCGCGACACCTCGCTGGCGCGCATGGCCGATCTTGTCGCCATCGCCGAATCCGGCCGGTCGCGCTATACCTCGCTGGCCGATCGAGCGGCCAAGCTCTATGCGCCGGGGGTGCACATCCTGTCGGCGCTGTCATTTGTCGGCTGGTTCCTGTGGTCGGGCGATTTGCGCATCTCGCTCAACATCGCCGCCGCGGTGCTGATCATCACCTGCCCCTGTGCGCTAGGCCTTGCGGTGCCCGCGGTGACGACGGCCGCCTCGGGCCGGCTGTTCCGGCGCGGGCTGCTGATCAAGAACGCCACCGCGCTGGAACGGCTGGCGCAGGTCGACACGGTGGTGTTCGACAAGACCGGCACGCTGACCACCGGCACGCCCGAATTGACCAACCTGGGCGATTTCACCCGCAAGGATCTGGAAATCGCGCTGGCGCTGGCCGAAGGCTCGAGCCATCCGCTTTCGCAAGCGCTGACCGCCGCCGCCCGTGCCGCGGGGATCACACCGGCCAAGCTGGCGGAACTGACCGAAATTCCGGGCCACGGCACGCAGGGCACCTGGCGCGGCCGCCGGGTGCGGCTGGGCCGTGCCAGCTGGGTGGGCGCCCTGCCCGGCGCCCAAACCGCCGCGTGGTTGCAGATCGGTGATGCCGACGCCCAGCCCTTCCGTTTCACCGATCGCCTGCGCGAAGGCGCCGCCGAAACCGTCTGTGCCCTGCAACAGGCGGGGCACCGGGTGATCCTGATGTCCGGTGACACCACACCGGCGGTCGAAACCTTTGCCGCCCGCATCGGCATCGCCGAATGGCTGGCCGAAGCGCGGCCCGAGGACAAGGCCGCGCGGATCAAGGCGCTGTCGGAAAGCGGCGCGCATGTGTTGATGGTGGGCGACGGGCTGAACGATACCGCGGCCCTGGCCGGCGCGCATGTCTCGATCTCGCCCGCCTCGGCGCTGGATGCCGCCCGCGTCGCGTCGGATATCGTGCTGCTGGGACAAAGCCTTGCACCACTGCCCGAAGCGGTGACAACGGCCCGCAAGGCCACGAAACGCATCCGCGAGAATTTCACCATCGCCACCTGGTACAACGTCATCGCCGTGCCTCTGGCGGTGGCGGGCCTGTGTTCGCCGCTGATCGCGGCCTTGGCGATGTCGGTCAGTTCGATTACCGTCAGTCTGAACGCCCTGCGCCTGAGGTGA
- a CDS encoding FixH family protein, whose translation MTRERKFTGWHALMIFGGAFAIIISVNIALAVSAVRTFPGLETKNSYVASQTFDTRRAAQEALGWTVEARATGGLLILSITDDAGRPVQAGTLQAVLGRATHVKDDREPDFAFDGRAYVARESLAPGNWNIRMKATALDGTPFEQRVVLRVTE comes from the coding sequence ATGACTCGCGAACGCAAATTCACCGGCTGGCACGCTCTGATGATCTTCGGTGGCGCTTTCGCCATCATCATCTCGGTCAATATCGCGCTGGCGGTGTCGGCGGTGCGCACCTTCCCCGGGTTGGAAACCAAGAACTCCTACGTCGCGAGCCAGACTTTCGACACCCGCCGCGCCGCGCAAGAGGCGCTTGGCTGGACGGTCGAGGCCCGCGCCACCGGCGGGTTGCTGATCCTGTCGATCACCGACGATGCCGGCCGCCCGGTTCAGGCCGGCACGCTGCAGGCGGTGCTGGGCCGCGCCACCCATGTCAAGGATGACCGCGAGCCGGATTTCGCCTTTGACGGTCGCGCCTATGTCGCCCGCGAAAGCCTGGCGCCCGGAAACTGGAATATCCGCATGAAGGCCACCGCGCTGGACGGCACGCCGTTCGAACAGCGCGTGGTGTTGCGGGTCACGGAATGA
- the ccoG gene encoding cytochrome c oxidase accessory protein CcoG, translating to MSDATPPSLYASREPIFPKRVSGTFRNLKWIIMIITLGIYYVTPWIRWDRGPQLPDQAVLVDLANRRFFFFWIEIWPHEFYFVAGLLIMAGLGLFLFTSALGRVWCGYACPQTVWTDLFMAVERWIEGDRNARLRLHRQKKLDFRKVRLRVTKWTAWFLIGLATGGAWVFYFADAPTLLSDLVTGQAHPVAYTTMLILTATTFFFGGFAREQICIYACPWPRIQAAMMDEDTLVVGYRHWRGEPRGTGKNRDGLGDCIDCNACVNVCPVGIDIRDGQQLECITCALCIDACDEMMEKVGKPRGLIDYLAISDEPREIEGNEPRPVWRHILRPRTIMYTALWSLVGIGLIFALFIRPDIEMTVAAVRNPTFVTLSDGSIRNTYDVRLLNKHGEDRPFRLTMTGHDQLHIELEGTPYESVNVPANETLLQRVYVIAPPNSEPVQSHRTDFRFWVEDLTNGDRAYKDSHFNGKGP from the coding sequence TTGTCCGACGCCACCCCCCCCTCGCTCTACGCCTCGCGCGAGCCGATCTTTCCGAAGCGGGTCTCCGGCACGTTCCGGAACCTGAAATGGATCATCATGATCATCACGCTGGGCATTTATTACGTGACGCCCTGGATCCGCTGGGACCGTGGCCCGCAACTGCCCGACCAGGCAGTGCTGGTCGACCTGGCGAACCGGCGGTTCTTCTTCTTCTGGATCGAGATCTGGCCGCACGAGTTCTATTTCGTCGCCGGCCTGCTGATCATGGCGGGGCTCGGGCTGTTCCTGTTCACCTCGGCGCTAGGCCGGGTCTGGTGCGGCTATGCCTGCCCGCAAACCGTCTGGACCGATCTGTTCATGGCCGTCGAACGTTGGATCGAAGGCGACCGCAACGCGCGGCTGCGCCTGCACCGGCAGAAGAAACTGGATTTCCGCAAGGTGCGCCTGCGCGTGACGAAATGGACCGCCTGGTTCCTGATCGGGCTGGCCACAGGGGGCGCCTGGGTGTTCTACTTTGCCGATGCGCCGACGCTGTTGTCGGACCTGGTGACCGGACAGGCCCACCCCGTCGCCTACACCACGATGCTGATCCTGACCGCGACCACCTTTTTCTTCGGCGGTTTCGCCCGGGAACAGATCTGCATCTATGCCTGTCCCTGGCCGCGCATCCAGGCGGCGATGATGGACGAGGATACGCTGGTCGTCGGCTACCGCCACTGGCGGGGCGAACCGCGCGGCACCGGCAAGAACCGAGACGGACTTGGCGACTGCATCGATTGCAACGCCTGCGTCAACGTCTGCCCGGTCGGCATCGACATCCGCGACGGGCAACAGCTGGAATGCATCACCTGCGCGCTGTGCATCGACGCCTGCGACGAGATGATGGAGAAGGTCGGCAAGCCGCGCGGCCTGATCGACTATCTTGCCATTTCGGACGAGCCGCGCGAGATCGAGGGCAATGAACCGCGCCCCGTCTGGCGCCACATCCTGCGGCCGCGCACGATCATGTACACCGCGCTGTGGTCGCTGGTCGGGATCGGGCTGATTTTCGCCCTGTTCATCCGCCCCGATATCGAGATGACGGTGGCCGCGGTGCGCAACCCGACCTTCGTCACCCTGTCGGACGGGTCGATCCGCAACACCTATGACGTGCGGCTGCTGAACAAGCATGGCGAGGATCGGCCGTTCCGCCTGACGATGACGGGCCACGACCAATTGCATATCGAACTGGAAGGCACGCCCTATGAATCCGTCAACGTACCCGCAAACGAAACCCTGCTGCAGCGGGTCTACGTGATCGCCCCGCCGAACTCCGAACCGGTGCAATCGCACCGCACCGATTTCCGGTTCTGGGTCGAGGACCTGACCAATGGCGACCGCGCCTACAAGGACAGCCACTTCAACGGAAAGGGTCCGTGA